A window of the Mesotoga prima MesG1.Ag.4.2 genome harbors these coding sequences:
- a CDS encoding 2-oxoacid:acceptor oxidoreductase subunit alpha: MREFVLLQGDEACALGAIKAGCRFFAGYPITPATEIAETMARELPKVGGTFIQMEDEIGSAAAIIGASLAGEKSMTATSGPGFSLMQEAIGYAAMTEAPTVIVNVQRGGPSTGMPTKPAQGDIMQARWGTHGDHQIIAIYPSNVEEVYKYIITAFNYAELYRTPVIFLMDEILGHMRESVYLPYDSEIMEVQRVGEAEIAEEDIFHPFEGDDQMMATPLVRMGKSRFHVSGLVHDESGFPVGSPSDSERLLRRLDNKIRLHSDEIVIYDEYMTEDAEILVLAYGSVARSAIKAVKMAREDKINVGLFKPVTIWPFPSTRLRQLLKKVSAVIVAEMNLGQILYEVSRLNKRGAKIEHVSKVSGELITPQEVLDAISKVKSEIMDL, translated from the coding sequence ATGCGTGAGTTCGTTCTTCTTCAGGGTGACGAGGCATGTGCGCTTGGAGCAATCAAGGCCGGGTGCAGGTTCTTCGCAGGTTATCCAATTACTCCGGCTACTGAGATTGCCGAAACCATGGCGAGGGAGCTCCCAAAAGTTGGTGGAACCTTTATTCAGATGGAGGATGAGATTGGAAGTGCTGCTGCAATAATCGGTGCCTCTCTTGCAGGCGAAAAATCGATGACTGCAACGAGTGGACCTGGTTTTTCGCTAATGCAGGAAGCGATTGGCTATGCGGCGATGACTGAGGCTCCAACAGTAATAGTGAATGTTCAACGAGGAGGCCCCTCCACCGGTATGCCCACAAAACCGGCGCAGGGGGATATTATGCAGGCAAGATGGGGAACCCATGGAGATCACCAGATCATCGCAATCTACCCCTCAAATGTTGAAGAAGTCTATAAGTACATTATAACTGCGTTCAATTATGCTGAACTGTATAGAACACCAGTGATATTTCTAATGGACGAGATCCTTGGCCATATGCGCGAGAGTGTTTACCTCCCGTACGATTCGGAGATAATGGAAGTACAAAGAGTCGGTGAGGCCGAAATTGCAGAAGAAGATATCTTCCATCCATTTGAAGGTGACGATCAGATGATGGCAACTCCACTTGTTAGGATGGGTAAGTCGAGGTTTCATGTCTCGGGTCTGGTCCACGATGAATCGGGTTTCCCGGTTGGTTCTCCTTCCGATTCGGAAAGGCTTTTGAGAAGACTTGACAACAAGATAAGATTGCACAGCGACGAGATAGTAATATATGATGAATATATGACTGAAGATGCAGAGATACTGGTCCTCGCATATGGTTCCGTTGCCAGGAGCGCCATTAAGGCTGTGAAAATGGCAAGAGAGGATAAGATCAATGTGGGTCTTTTCAAGCCGGTTACAATTTGGCCGTTTCCCAGTACGAGGCTAAGACAGCTGCTAAAAAAGGTGAGCGCCGTGATTGTTGCTGAGATGAATCTTGGGCAAATTCTCTATGAAGTTTCTAGACTGAACAAACGAGGCGCAAAGATCGAGCATGTGAGCAAGGTCAGTGGCGAGTTGATTACTCCACAAGAAGTTCTTGATGCAATATCAAAAGTCAAGTCTGAAATAATGGATCTGTAG
- a CDS encoding stage V sporulation protein S: MEILKVSSKSNPNKVAGAIAGVISKNEQVELQAIGAGAVNQAVKAVAIASRFLREQGTKVYMVPGFVEIQIGEEMRTGITIKIVSEKDEIK, encoded by the coding sequence ATGGAAATCCTGAAGGTCAGTTCGAAATCGAATCCGAACAAGGTAGCAGGTGCCATAGCCGGAGTTATCTCAAAGAACGAGCAAGTAGAGCTTCAGGCCATTGGCGCTGGTGCTGTGAATCAGGCTGTGAAAGCAGTTGCCATCGCTTCTAGATTCCTCAGAGAACAGGGTACGAAAGTGTACATGGTCCCTGGATTTGTGGAGATTCAGATTGGAGAAGAGATGAGAACGGGAATTACCATTAAGATCGTTTCGGAGAAAGACGAAATCAAATAA
- a CDS encoding ferritin-like domain-containing protein, with translation MITVGDMLDIALRIESVGYSYYQKLSEKTSGEVKSLFVKLATQEREHAAVFRKMLKDADNSLIAKDWEDNVGYLKSYAEISIFPRTESIDVPDNINKAISSAVEVEKDSIIFYSDLSSFIPDCKELKDIIEEERRHLHDLVKLYGSI, from the coding sequence GTGATCACAGTAGGTGACATGTTAGACATAGCTCTGAGAATTGAGAGTGTCGGTTATAGTTATTATCAGAAACTCAGCGAGAAAACTTCGGGCGAAGTGAAATCGTTGTTTGTAAAACTTGCCACGCAGGAAAGAGAGCATGCAGCAGTATTCAGGAAGATGTTGAAAGACGCCGACAACTCTCTAATAGCTAAAGATTGGGAAGATAATGTTGGTTATTTGAAGTCCTATGCAGAGATATCTATATTTCCACGAACTGAATCGATTGATGTTCCAGACAACATTAACAAAGCAATTAGCAGTGCAGTGGAAGTAGAAAAAGACAGTATAATATTCTATTCAGATCTTTCTTCTTTCATACCTGACTGCAAGGAACTGAAGGATATTATCGAGGAGGAACGAAGACATCTTCATGATCTAGTGAAGTTGTATGGTTCTATATAA
- a CDS encoding uracil-xanthine permease family protein, giving the protein MSSENSAYQEVREQEDRSKNLGRGGLLVLGLQHAFTMFGATVLVPYLTGVPVNVALFTAGIGTLLFHLLTKWKVPVFLGSSFAYIAPINAVILYHANAPEIYESVPEAIAAGFSITPDMIAYATGGILIAGLVQVAIAMLIKRLGVSMFEKIFPPAVAGTIIAVIGLNLAPTAISMASSNWWIAIVSLGTAVLVRLYAKGFTRLIPVMCGIVVGYVVAAITGNVTLDAVSQASWVGLPQFVLPKFSFYSLTVLVPVALAPTIEHFGDIFAVSAVVGKKYYEDPGIHRTLAGDGIATAVAGFFGGPANTTYSENTGVLAITKVFNPIVMRIAAVFAIILSFVPKVGALIQSIPTAVMGGIEILLFGMIAAIGMKTLIENRVKVDGKNLIIVSVMLVVGIGGAAIGIGPVRFEGIGLAALVGLLLNGIFVMTKAPEE; this is encoded by the coding sequence GTGAGTAGTGAGAATTCAGCTTACCAGGAGGTAAGGGAACAGGAAGACAGAAGCAAGAATCTGGGTAGAGGAGGACTTTTAGTACTCGGCCTGCAACACGCATTCACAATGTTCGGAGCAACTGTTCTTGTTCCTTATCTGACAGGCGTTCCTGTGAATGTTGCCTTATTCACGGCAGGTATAGGCACACTTCTTTTCCATCTGCTTACGAAGTGGAAGGTGCCGGTCTTTCTAGGTTCAAGCTTTGCCTACATTGCGCCAATCAATGCAGTAATTCTCTATCATGCAAATGCACCGGAAATCTATGAATCTGTTCCTGAAGCTATTGCAGCCGGATTCTCCATAACTCCGGACATGATAGCGTATGCCACAGGTGGAATACTGATTGCTGGCCTTGTTCAGGTAGCAATTGCGATGCTCATCAAGAGACTTGGAGTTAGCATGTTTGAAAAGATCTTTCCACCTGCCGTTGCGGGAACGATCATTGCAGTCATCGGTCTAAATCTCGCTCCGACTGCGATAAGCATGGCAAGTTCGAACTGGTGGATTGCAATCGTATCTCTGGGAACGGCTGTTCTTGTCAGGCTTTACGCAAAGGGTTTTACGAGATTAATCCCTGTTATGTGTGGCATTGTTGTGGGGTACGTCGTGGCTGCAATAACAGGCAATGTAACACTCGATGCAGTCAGTCAGGCGAGCTGGGTCGGCCTGCCTCAGTTTGTTCTTCCGAAGTTCTCATTCTACTCTTTGACAGTGCTTGTCCCTGTTGCTCTAGCACCCACGATTGAGCACTTCGGGGATATTTTCGCAGTATCAGCTGTTGTCGGGAAGAAGTACTATGAAGATCCAGGCATTCACAGAACACTTGCCGGGGATGGAATTGCGACGGCAGTCGCGGGTTTTTTCGGAGGTCCGGCGAATACAACCTATAGTGAAAACACGGGAGTCCTTGCTATCACCAAAGTTTTCAATCCCATAGTGATGAGGATTGCTGCTGTATTCGCAATCATTCTGTCATTTGTTCCCAAAGTCGGCGCTCTTATACAGTCGATTCCTACGGCAGTAATGGGTGGAATCGAAATACTCTTGTTCGGTATGATTGCTGCAATAGGAATGAAAACGCTTATTGAGAACAGAGTTAAGGTAGATGGCAAGAATCTAATAATTGTCTCTGTGATGCTAGTTGTGGGAATTGGAGGCGCGGCCATTGGAATAGGCCCTGTAAGGTTCGAAGGCATAGGTCTGGCTGCTCTAGTCGGACTACTTCTTAACGGCATTTTCGTAATGACAAAGGCTCCTGAGGAATAA
- a CDS encoding GNAT family N-acetyltransferase, giving the protein MLKGRKVYLREYRKEDIVLAHEYINDYEVKRMLVPGIPFPLRLEEEEKWYDSQSSSKDTYSFAIAKIEDNEYIGGCGINEVDWKNSVVTLGIFIAKKFWNEGYGTDAMRILLRFVFEQMNINRAKLNVYSFNRRAIRSYQKCGFRIEGTLRQEIFRDGSFHDEIIMGILKDEFGRNDQTSL; this is encoded by the coding sequence GTGTTGAAGGGGCGAAAGGTCTATCTTAGAGAATACCGGAAGGAGGACATTGTACTGGCTCATGAATATATAAACGACTATGAAGTCAAAAGAATGCTGGTGCCAGGGATTCCTTTTCCGTTGAGACTGGAAGAGGAGGAAAAGTGGTACGATTCCCAAAGCTCTTCTAAAGACACTTATAGCTTTGCCATTGCAAAGATAGAAGACAATGAATATATCGGAGGGTGCGGCATCAACGAAGTCGACTGGAAGAATAGTGTAGTAACGCTTGGAATATTCATCGCAAAGAAGTTCTGGAACGAAGGTTATGGAACCGATGCAATGAGAATCCTTCTAAGATTCGTCTTTGAACAGATGAACATCAATAGAGCAAAATTAAATGTCTATTCATTCAACAGGAGAGCGATCAGGTCATATCAAAAATGTGGATTCAGAATCGAAGGAACCTTGAGACAGGAAATTTTCCGGGATGGATCATTCCATGACGAGATCATTATGGGTATTTTGAAGGACGAGTTTGGAAGAAACGATCAAACTTCGTTGTAA
- a CDS encoding Nif3-like dinuclear metal center hexameric protein, which translates to MKPEDIESFLNSVLHPEEFDDYCFNGIQIEGSKEINKVVTGVSFSDALVEKAVTAGADAILVHHGIFGKEFFRLSGYLKKRVERVLSLGITLFGYHLPLDANEPYGNNYSIAEEIGLVNLERYDVGFIGTHPENILVSELRNSLCRIFPRQEVGLFKNSDFAGRVCIISGGSSSNLRELEGTADTFISGEVGEPTREIARETGINFFWVGHYASERFGVINLGELLRERFSLEVEFVEIYNEV; encoded by the coding sequence ATGAAACCTGAAGATATCGAGAGTTTTCTGAATTCGGTTCTACATCCGGAAGAATTCGACGATTATTGCTTCAATGGAATTCAAATAGAAGGAAGCAAGGAGATAAACAAGGTGGTTACTGGTGTCTCTTTCAGCGATGCTTTGGTTGAAAAAGCGGTCACAGCCGGAGCGGACGCTATTCTTGTTCACCACGGAATCTTCGGAAAGGAATTCTTCAGACTTTCAGGGTATCTAAAGAAAAGGGTTGAGAGAGTATTGAGTTTGGGCATCACACTGTTCGGATATCACCTGCCGCTCGACGCCAATGAGCCATATGGCAACAACTATTCAATTGCTGAAGAGATAGGACTCGTCAACCTCGAGAGATATGATGTAGGCTTTATAGGAACTCATCCGGAAAACATTCTCGTGTCTGAGTTGAGGAATTCCTTATGTAGGATTTTCCCACGTCAAGAGGTTGGCCTATTCAAGAACTCCGATTTCGCTGGAAGAGTATGCATAATATCCGGCGGTTCTTCATCAAATCTGAGGGAGCTTGAAGGCACAGCAGACACCTTCATTTCAGGGGAAGTTGGTGAACCGACTCGGGAGATTGCAAGAGAGACAGGTATCAACTTCTTCTGGGTAGGGCACTACGCAAGCGAAAGATTCGGTGTGATTAATCTCGGAGAGCTGCTTAGAGAGAGATTCTCGCTTGAAGTGGAATTCGTCGAGATTTACAACGAAGTTTGA